One Cucurbita pepo subsp. pepo cultivar mu-cu-16 chromosome LG09, ASM280686v2, whole genome shotgun sequence DNA window includes the following coding sequences:
- the LOC111802368 gene encoding protein MIZU-KUSSEI 1-like, which yields MKTLMDSSSSSRRHFHWTQKVGSEEEDDQYPLPTLKPTSVAADLEEMKKKNRVVSPEPQPPHPAAQVQRRKMPAVAVARLRSVLTVFAKNRSSLSPGLGSRVVGTLFGSRRGHVHFAFQRDPSSEPAFLVELATPISGLVKEMASGLVRIALECDKEKEGGKKAVRLLEEPLWRTFCNGKKSGFATRKDCGAKEMKILKAVEPISMGAGVLPGNYEAETESAGDESPESETGSDNEIMYMRAKFERIVGSRDSEAFYMMNPDSNGTPELSIYLLRV from the coding sequence ATGAAGACGCTTATGgattcctcctcctcctccagaAGACACTTCCACTGGACCCAGAAGGTGggaagtgaagaagaagatgaccAATACCCACTTCCAACCCTCAAACCTACCTCCGTGGCCGCCGACCTggaagagatgaagaagaaaaacagagtcGTCTCTCCAGAGCCGCAGCCACCGCATCCTGCAGCCCAAGTACAAAGAAGGAAGATGCCGGCCGTTGCAGTTGCTCGGTTGCGTTCGGTTCTCACAGTTTTTGCCAAAAATCGGTCTAGCCTTTCACCGGGTCTGGGTTCTCGGGTCGTTGGAACCCTTTTCGGATCTCGGCGTGGCCATGTGCACTTTGCATTCCAAAGAGACCCCAGCTCCGAACCTGCCTTTTTGGTAGAGCTTGCGACGCCTATTAGTGGCTTGGTAAAAGAAATGGCGTCTGGATTAGTCCGAATTGCATTGGAATGTgataaagagaaagaaggggGGAAAAAAGCTGTGAGACTTCTAGAAGAGCCGCTGTGGAGGACATTTTGCAATGGGAAGAAGAGCGGTTTTGCTACAAGGAAGGATTGTGGGGCTAAAGAGATGAAAATCCTCAAGGCTGTGGAGCCAATTTCGATGGGTGCTGGTGTTCTGCCAGGAAACTATGAAGCTGAAACCGAATCGGCTGGAGATGAGTCGCCTGAATCTGAAACCGGTTCTGATAATGAGATCATGTACATGAGAGCCAAATTTGAGAGAATTGTGGGTTCTAGAGATTCTGAAGCTTTCTACATGATGAACCCAGATAGCAATGGAACTCCCGAACTCAGTATCTATCTGCTTAGAGTCTAA
- the LOC111802369 gene encoding mavicyanin-like: MASLLSSAFFLLFLFFHFFSATCSEFLVGDEHGWAVPQHKHADRYNKWASHNRFNVDDALHFKFEKDSVMEVTEEEYKQCLSSKPLLYNNNGDAVVRLERAGLFYFISGVSGHCEKGQRMIIKVLEPLSPPQPPTAPPQNNTTPLSVSSPMLALFFTFFVSFLFI, translated from the exons ATGGCTTCCCTCCTCTCTTCTgctttcttcctcctctttctGTTCTTTCACTTCTTCTCTGCAACTTGCTCTGAGTTCCTCGTCGGTGATGAACATGGGTGGGCTGTCCCTCAGCATAAACACGCTGATAGATACAATAAATGGGCCTCCCATAACAGATTCAACGTTGATGACGCCCTCC ATTTCAAGTTCGAGAAAGATTCAGTGATGGAGGTGACAGAGGAAGAGTACAAGCAATGCCTTTCTTCGAAGCCTCTGTTGTACAACAACAATGGCGACGCAGTGGTGAGACTCGAGAGAGCAGGGCTGTTCTATTTCATAAGTGGAGTTTCAGGGCACTGTGAGAAAGGGCAGAGGATGATAATCAAAGTGTTGGAACCGCTCAGCCCTCCGCAGCCACCCACTGCTCCGCCCCAAAACAACACTACCCCACTCTCTGTTTCATCTCCAATGCTTGCACTTTTCTTCACGttctttgtttcctttctGTTCATTTGA
- the LOC111801647 gene encoding squamosa promoter-binding-like protein 6 isoform X3, with the protein MESWNYGSQGKGFLSDEMNSSTNSLLKSKYSLLGWEFKNPCSFGDNILLSGGAQHVENQSFGELEFPLMVGKQLPDDSFSDVLNTKIDGGRSLNLVLPTSHPLPGEEESTSKLSGSIVDSNNRDSSLIDLKLGRFIDTGDAHSFKYSKRAAISSSTESSTSYKKMRSQGVNFLTPFCQVYGCNKDLSSSKDYHKRHKVCEVHSKTSKVIVNGIEQRFCQQCSRFHLLSEFDDGKRSCRKRLAGHNERRRKPQVSFHSGRAQRLLQPYNGNGDRRFQEKALGATSFICKDILSSGVYYPEKLGKNDWCKRIKVEGKNDYNSMCATSVGDRLLNMKSPLLPYDFEVQIPCFQGNGSNAAVTENMLCDTSCQYSHNVGGLHMDTHPLFHHTNLSSENFGVYDAASTIQGVSGNPDYGCALSLLSSHSQNASTHPSIVHVPRAFTMSKSRSNYSMSELSEKLMGVSSQASSTGISSLGNAKANLSYEHTPTMDLLQLSSQLHRVEHQRHSMQVHGGLCK; encoded by the exons ATGGAGTCGTGGAACTATGGTTCTCAAGGGAAGGGATTTTTGTCTGATGAGATGAATTCATCTACTAATTCACTTCTGAAAAGCAAATATTCTTTGTTGGGTTGGGAATTCAAGAACCCATGTAGTTTTGGGGACAATATACTTCTTTCAGGTGGTGCTCAGCATGTGGAGAACCAGAGCTTTGGGGAACTAGAATTTCCCTTAATGGTTGGGAAACAATTACCTGATGATTCTTTCAGTGATGTCCTGAATACCAAAATTGATGGAGGGAGAAGCTTGAATCTTGTTTTGCCCACCTCTCATCCACTTCCTGGAGAAGAGGAGTCCACTTCAAAGCTTTCTGGTTCTATTGTTGACTCCAACAATCGAGATTCGTCTCTTATTGATTTGAAGTTAGGCAGATTTATTGATACAGGGGATGCTCACAGTTTCAAGTACTCCAAGAGAGCTGCAATTTCATCTTCCACTGAGTCATCAACTTCTTATAAGAAAATGAGATCTCAAGGGGTGAATTTCCTGACTCCGTTTTGCCAAGTTTATGGGTGTAACAAGGATCTCAGCTCCTCTAAAGACTACCACAAGAGGCATAAGGTTTGTGAGGTTCATTCAAAGACTTCCAAAGTTATTGTGAATGGCATAGAGCAGAGGTTTTGTCAGCAATGTAGCAG GTTTCATTTGCTTTCTGAATTTGATGATGGTAAACGCAGCTGTCGTAAACGACTTGCAGGCCACAATGAACGTAGAAGAAAGCCTCAAGTCAGTTTTCACTCAGGAAGGGCACAGAGGTTGCTTCAGCCATATAATG GTAATGGAGACAGAAGATTTCAGGAGAAAGCATTGGGTGCAACTTCATTTATCTGCAAAGATATACTGTCTAGTGGTGTTTATTATCCAGAGAAGCTTGGAAAAAATGATTGGTGTAAGCGTATAAAAGTGGAGGGCAAGAATGATTATAATTCTATGTGTGCAACTTCAGTGGGGGACAGGCTTCTGAATATGAAATCTCCCTTGCTTCCCTATGATTTTGAAGTACAGATACCTTGTTTTCAAGGAAATGGAAGTAATGCAGCAGTTACAGAAAACATGTTATGCGACACAAGTTGCCAATATTCTCATAACGTGGGAGGCCTCCATATGGACACACACCCATTGTTCCACCACACTAACCTATCAAGCGAAAACTTTGGAGTTTATGATGCAGCATCAACCATCCAAGGAGTTTCTGGAAATCCGGATTATGGGtgtgctctctctcttctgtcaTCACATTCACAAAATGCATCGACTCATCCATCCATAGTTCACGTGCCTCGTGCTTTCACCATGTCCAAGAGTAGATCGAATTACAGCATGAGTGAACTCTCTGAAAAGCTCATGGGAGTGAGCTCACAGGCTTCTTCAACTGGGATTTCAA GTTTGGGTAATGCCAAGGCTAATCTTTCCTATGAACACACTCCAACTATGGACTTGCTACAACTTTCATCACAGCTCCATCGAGTGGAACATCAAAGGCACTCCATGcag GTCCATGGAGGACTTTGTAAGTGA
- the LOC111801965 gene encoding single-stranded DNA-binding protein, mitochondrial-like, whose amino-acid sequence MTSSMAALSSRTLCRSLLPTSKPSHILPLSNCANNLFVRSVSDTSGSSIDSDTELDSHSVPNRSSASQSSTQTRPVYNRPLENGLDAGIYKAILVGQVGQRPLQKQLKSGRTVTLLSVGTGGIRNNRRPLASEEPKEYANRCAVQWHRVSIYPLRLGDVAMKHVVPGSMLYLEGNLETKIFSDPTTGIVRRIREIAIRRNGRLVFLGKGGNDAQPSTQSEFKGVGYY is encoded by the exons ATGACCTCCTCCATGGCGGCTCTCTCATCAAGAACGCTCTGCCGCTCTTTGCTCCCCACTTCTAAACCTTCTCACATACTTCCCCTGTCCAATTGCGCCAACAATCTTTTCGTCCGCTCCGTCTCAGACACCAGCGGCTCCAGTATTGATTCGGACACCGAATTGGACTCACACTCAGTACCTAATCGTTCTTCTGCTTCACAATCGTCAACCCAGACGAGACCGGTCTATAATCGACCTCTCGAAAATGGCCTCGACGCTGGCATTTATAAG GCTATTCTGGTGGGTCAGGTGGGGCAGAGGCCATTGCAGAAGCAGCTGAAGAGTGGGAGAACGGTGACACTGTTATCAGTTGGGACGGGTGGCATTCGTAACAATCGGAGACCCTTGGCTAGTGAGGAACCCAAAGAGTATGCAAATCGGTGCGCAGTTCAGTGGCACCGGGTTTCGATTTATCCTCTGAGACTGGGCGATGTTGCCATGAAGCACGTCGTACCTGG TTCAATGTTGTATTTGGAGGGGAATTTGGAAACCAAAATTTTCAGTGATCCAACAACTGGTATTGTTCGACGTATTAGAGAAATTGCCATTCGTCGAAATG GGCGCCTTGTATTTTTGGGCAAAGGAGGAAATGATGCTCAGCCGTCGACTCAATCAGAGTTCAAAGGTGTTGGCTATTACTAA
- the LOC111801648 gene encoding probable UDP-arabinopyranose mutase 2 has translation MADSKVSPTPLLKDELDIVIPTIRNLDFLEMWRPFFQPYHLIIVQDGDPSKVINVPEGFDYELYNRNDINRILGPKASCISFKDSACRCFGYMVSKKKYIYTIDDDCFVAKDPSGKNINALEQHIKNLLTPSTPNFFNTLYDPYREGADFVRGYPFSLREGVATAVSHGLWLNIPDYDAPTQLVKPLERNTRYVDAVLTIPKSTLFPMCGMNLAFDRELIGPAMYFGLMGDGQPIGRYDDMWAGWCMKVICDHLGFGVKTGLPYIWHSKASNPFVNLKKEYKGIYWQEELIPFFQAVKLPKECTTVQECYIELSKQVKAKLAGVDEYFDKLADAMVTWIEAWDELNPSGSKAADLPNGASK, from the exons ATGGCCGATTCCAAAGTTTCTCCGACTCCCCTGCTCAAAGATGAGCTCGATATCGTCATACCCACTATCCGAAACCTTGATTTTCTTGAGATGTGGAGGCCCTTTTTCCAGCCTTACCATCTCATCATTGTTCAGGACGGCGACCCCTCCAAGGTCATCAACGTCCCTGAGGGCTTTGACTACGAGCTCTACAATCGCAACGATATCAATCGGATTCTGGGTCCGAAAGCTTCTTGCATTTCCTTTAAGGATTCTGCTTGCCGGTGCTTTGGTTACATGGTCTCCAAGAAGAAGTATATCTACACCATAGATGATGACTGCTTT GTTGCAAAGGATCCATCAGGCAAGAACATCAATGCACTTGAACAGCACATCAAGAACCTCTTGACCCCGTCTACACCCAACTTCTTCAATACCTTGTACGACCCCTACCGTGAGGGTGCTGACTTCGTGCGTGGATATCCATTTAGTCTCCGGGAGGGTGTCGCTACCGCAGTGTCTCATGGCCTGTGGCTCAACATCCCGGATTACGATGCACCCACACAGCTTGTGAAGCCCCTTGAGAGAAATACAAG GTATGTTGATGCAGTCTTGACTATTCCAAAGTCAACCCTCTTCCCCATGTGTGGTATGAATCTGGCATTTGACCGTGAGCTGATCGGCCCAGCAATGTATTTCGGTCTCATGGGTGATGGTCAGCCAATTGGACGCTACGACGATATGTGGGCTGGTTGGTGCATGAAG GTAATATGCGACCATCTAGGATTTGGAGTGAAGACGGGACTGCCCTACATTTGGCACAGCAAAGCGAGCAACCCATTTGTAAACCTGAAGAAGGAATACAAGGGAATCTACTGGCAAGAGGAACTGATACCATTTTTCCAAGCTGTTAAACTTCCAAAAGAATGCACCACGGTGCAGGAATGCTACATTGAACTCTCGAAGCAAGTTAAAGCAAAACTTGCTGGCGTCGACGAATACTTCGACAAGCTTGCAGATGCCATGGTCACTTGGATTGAAGCATGGGATGAACTGAACCCATCAGGCAGTAAAGCAGCCGATCTGCCAAATGGTGCTTCGAAATAG
- the LOC111801647 gene encoding squamosa promoter-binding-like protein 6 isoform X1 yields the protein MESWNYGSQGKGFLSDEMNSSTNSLLKSKYSLLGWEFKNPCSFGDNILLSGGAQHVENQSFGELEFPLMVGKQLPDDSFSDVLNTKIDGGRSLNLVLPTSHPLPGEEESTSKLSGSIVDSNNRDSSLIDLKLGRFIDTGDAHSFKYSKRAAISSSTESSTSYKKMRSQGVNFLTPFCQVYGCNKDLSSSKDYHKRHKVCEVHSKTSKVIVNGIEQRFCQQCSRFHLLSEFDDGKRSCRKRLAGHNERRRKPQVSFHSGRAQRLLQPYNGNGDRRFQEKALGATSFICKDILSSGVYYPEKLGKNDWCKRIKVEGKNDYNSMCATSVGDRLLNMKSPLLPYDFEVQIPCFQGNGSNAAVTENMLCDTSCQYSHNVGGLHMDTHPLFHHTNLSSENFGVYDAASTIQGVSGNPDYGCALSLLSSHSQNASTHPSIVHVPRAFTMSKSRSNYSMSELSEKLMGVSSQASSTGISSKFASGMSEAQMVPIMTGESSDHSVTFQITDGVLHGSGLGNAKANLSYEHTPTMDLLQLSSQLHRVEHQRHSMQVHGGLCK from the exons ATGGAGTCGTGGAACTATGGTTCTCAAGGGAAGGGATTTTTGTCTGATGAGATGAATTCATCTACTAATTCACTTCTGAAAAGCAAATATTCTTTGTTGGGTTGGGAATTCAAGAACCCATGTAGTTTTGGGGACAATATACTTCTTTCAGGTGGTGCTCAGCATGTGGAGAACCAGAGCTTTGGGGAACTAGAATTTCCCTTAATGGTTGGGAAACAATTACCTGATGATTCTTTCAGTGATGTCCTGAATACCAAAATTGATGGAGGGAGAAGCTTGAATCTTGTTTTGCCCACCTCTCATCCACTTCCTGGAGAAGAGGAGTCCACTTCAAAGCTTTCTGGTTCTATTGTTGACTCCAACAATCGAGATTCGTCTCTTATTGATTTGAAGTTAGGCAGATTTATTGATACAGGGGATGCTCACAGTTTCAAGTACTCCAAGAGAGCTGCAATTTCATCTTCCACTGAGTCATCAACTTCTTATAAGAAAATGAGATCTCAAGGGGTGAATTTCCTGACTCCGTTTTGCCAAGTTTATGGGTGTAACAAGGATCTCAGCTCCTCTAAAGACTACCACAAGAGGCATAAGGTTTGTGAGGTTCATTCAAAGACTTCCAAAGTTATTGTGAATGGCATAGAGCAGAGGTTTTGTCAGCAATGTAGCAG GTTTCATTTGCTTTCTGAATTTGATGATGGTAAACGCAGCTGTCGTAAACGACTTGCAGGCCACAATGAACGTAGAAGAAAGCCTCAAGTCAGTTTTCACTCAGGAAGGGCACAGAGGTTGCTTCAGCCATATAATG GTAATGGAGACAGAAGATTTCAGGAGAAAGCATTGGGTGCAACTTCATTTATCTGCAAAGATATACTGTCTAGTGGTGTTTATTATCCAGAGAAGCTTGGAAAAAATGATTGGTGTAAGCGTATAAAAGTGGAGGGCAAGAATGATTATAATTCTATGTGTGCAACTTCAGTGGGGGACAGGCTTCTGAATATGAAATCTCCCTTGCTTCCCTATGATTTTGAAGTACAGATACCTTGTTTTCAAGGAAATGGAAGTAATGCAGCAGTTACAGAAAACATGTTATGCGACACAAGTTGCCAATATTCTCATAACGTGGGAGGCCTCCATATGGACACACACCCATTGTTCCACCACACTAACCTATCAAGCGAAAACTTTGGAGTTTATGATGCAGCATCAACCATCCAAGGAGTTTCTGGAAATCCGGATTATGGGtgtgctctctctcttctgtcaTCACATTCACAAAATGCATCGACTCATCCATCCATAGTTCACGTGCCTCGTGCTTTCACCATGTCCAAGAGTAGATCGAATTACAGCATGAGTGAACTCTCTGAAAAGCTCATGGGAGTGAGCTCACAGGCTTCTTCAACTGGGATTTCAAGTAAGTTTGCCTCCGGGATGAGTGAAGCTCAAATGGTTCCCATAATGACCGGTGAAAGCAGTGATCATAGTGTCACCTTTCAGATCACTGATGGGGTTCTTCATGGATCAGGTTTGGGTAATGCCAAGGCTAATCTTTCCTATGAACACACTCCAACTATGGACTTGCTACAACTTTCATCACAGCTCCATCGAGTGGAACATCAAAGGCACTCCATGcag GTCCATGGAGGACTTTGTAAGTGA
- the LOC111802174 gene encoding uncharacterized protein LOC111802174, which produces MTLCAKQAYRASKKIQTKLKSKRFLKNTKTKEKKKKKNRGSDEMEEEWGDGGVWQKAILMGDKCEPLDFSGVIYYDSYGKQLDEVPPRSPRASPLPAFLTTTHRQVY; this is translated from the coding sequence ATGACGCTCTGTGCGAAACAAGCGTACAGAGCGTCGAAAaagattcaaacaaaattgaaatcgAAGCGGTTTCTGAAGAACACGAAGacgaaggagaagaagaagaagaagaaccgcGGCAGCGACGAAATGGAAGAGGAGTGGGGAGACGGGGGAGTATGGCAGAAGGCGATCTTGATGGGGGATAAATGTGAGCCCTTGGATTTCTCGGGCGTAATTTATTACGATAGTTACGGGAAGCAGCTGGACGAAGTGCCTCCACGATCGCCACGTGCCAGTCCCTTGCCAGCCTTTCTTACAACCACTCACCGCCAGGTGTATTGA
- the LOC111801647 gene encoding squamosa promoter-binding-like protein 6 isoform X2, whose protein sequence is MESWNYGSQGKGFLSDEMNSSTNSLLKSKYSLLGWEFKNPCSFGDNILLSGGAQHVENQSFGELEFPLMVGKQLPDDSFSDVLNTKIDGGRSLNLVLPTSHPLPGEEESTSKLSGSIVDSNNRDSSLIDLKLGRFIDTGDAHSFKYSKRAAISSSTESSTSYKKMRSQGVNFLTPFCQVYGCNKDLSSSKDYHKRHKVCEVHSKTSKVIVNGIEQRFCQQCSRFHLLSEFDDGKRSCRKRLAGHNERRRKPQVSFHSGRAQRLLQPYNGNGDRRFQEKALGATSFICKDILSSGVYYPEKLGKNDWCKRIKVEGKNDYNSMCATSVGDRLLNMKSPLLPYDFEVQIPCFQGNGSNAAVTENMLCDTSCQYSHNVGGLHMDTHPLFHHTNLSSENFGVYDAASTIQGVSGNPDYGCALSLLSSHSQNASTHPSIVHVPRAFTMSKSRSNYSMSELSEKLMGVSSQASSTGISSKFASGMSEAQMVPIMTGESSDHSVTFQITDGVLHGSGLGNAKANLSYEHTPTMDLLQLSSQLHRVEHQRHSMQDSV, encoded by the exons ATGGAGTCGTGGAACTATGGTTCTCAAGGGAAGGGATTTTTGTCTGATGAGATGAATTCATCTACTAATTCACTTCTGAAAAGCAAATATTCTTTGTTGGGTTGGGAATTCAAGAACCCATGTAGTTTTGGGGACAATATACTTCTTTCAGGTGGTGCTCAGCATGTGGAGAACCAGAGCTTTGGGGAACTAGAATTTCCCTTAATGGTTGGGAAACAATTACCTGATGATTCTTTCAGTGATGTCCTGAATACCAAAATTGATGGAGGGAGAAGCTTGAATCTTGTTTTGCCCACCTCTCATCCACTTCCTGGAGAAGAGGAGTCCACTTCAAAGCTTTCTGGTTCTATTGTTGACTCCAACAATCGAGATTCGTCTCTTATTGATTTGAAGTTAGGCAGATTTATTGATACAGGGGATGCTCACAGTTTCAAGTACTCCAAGAGAGCTGCAATTTCATCTTCCACTGAGTCATCAACTTCTTATAAGAAAATGAGATCTCAAGGGGTGAATTTCCTGACTCCGTTTTGCCAAGTTTATGGGTGTAACAAGGATCTCAGCTCCTCTAAAGACTACCACAAGAGGCATAAGGTTTGTGAGGTTCATTCAAAGACTTCCAAAGTTATTGTGAATGGCATAGAGCAGAGGTTTTGTCAGCAATGTAGCAG GTTTCATTTGCTTTCTGAATTTGATGATGGTAAACGCAGCTGTCGTAAACGACTTGCAGGCCACAATGAACGTAGAAGAAAGCCTCAAGTCAGTTTTCACTCAGGAAGGGCACAGAGGTTGCTTCAGCCATATAATG GTAATGGAGACAGAAGATTTCAGGAGAAAGCATTGGGTGCAACTTCATTTATCTGCAAAGATATACTGTCTAGTGGTGTTTATTATCCAGAGAAGCTTGGAAAAAATGATTGGTGTAAGCGTATAAAAGTGGAGGGCAAGAATGATTATAATTCTATGTGTGCAACTTCAGTGGGGGACAGGCTTCTGAATATGAAATCTCCCTTGCTTCCCTATGATTTTGAAGTACAGATACCTTGTTTTCAAGGAAATGGAAGTAATGCAGCAGTTACAGAAAACATGTTATGCGACACAAGTTGCCAATATTCTCATAACGTGGGAGGCCTCCATATGGACACACACCCATTGTTCCACCACACTAACCTATCAAGCGAAAACTTTGGAGTTTATGATGCAGCATCAACCATCCAAGGAGTTTCTGGAAATCCGGATTATGGGtgtgctctctctcttctgtcaTCACATTCACAAAATGCATCGACTCATCCATCCATAGTTCACGTGCCTCGTGCTTTCACCATGTCCAAGAGTAGATCGAATTACAGCATGAGTGAACTCTCTGAAAAGCTCATGGGAGTGAGCTCACAGGCTTCTTCAACTGGGATTTCAAGTAAGTTTGCCTCCGGGATGAGTGAAGCTCAAATGGTTCCCATAATGACCGGTGAAAGCAGTGATCATAGTGTCACCTTTCAGATCACTGATGGGGTTCTTCATGGATCAGGTTTGGGTAATGCCAAGGCTAATCTTTCCTATGAACACACTCCAACTATGGACTTGCTACAACTTTCATCACAGCTCCATCGAGTGGAACATCAAAGGCACTCCATGcag GACTCTGTGTAG
- the LOC111802367 gene encoding peptidyl-prolyl cis-trans isomerase CYP26-2, chloroplastic, producing the protein MLRIPKFHHPPNKLQHPPTPPPPLHTQNFPTSPNLPFINQCCTISRRKLTVGSNSLLLLLFGSQILDPFYNSSKAEAEESLGENELDPFYNSSKAEAEESLGENEQELQRSESSNDVPPPCTEKSPTKRAFLDISIDGQPAGRIIIGLYGNDAPAGVARFSNLVSGAAGVSYRRKDFVKITSNYVQNSGVRSYGVDVELAKRTGGNELASETLKDEWASVNEKCPGIKNLAGTVGIIVRDPLKPPPKLKLVARKGKLEVDQEEVGTEPNGTEFTISVKDSPELDNSTLVIGTVLEGMQVAERIAQVKTVKDNTTSPYFRVAKLIGDKRAVVAERGFNRPYSKVVVTNCGLLELE; encoded by the exons ATGTTGCGAATCCCCAAATTTCATCATCCCCCGAACAAGCTTCAACACCCTCccactcctcctcctcctcttcatACTCAAAACTTCCCCACGTCCCCAAATCTTCCATTCATCAACCAATGTTGCACAATCTCCCGCCGTAAGCTCACCGTTGGAAGCAATTCCCTCTTGCTTCTTCTCTTTGGCTCTCAGATTCTAGACCCTTTTTACAACTCCTCCAAAGCAGAGGCTGAAGAAAGCTTGGGTGAAAATGAGCTAGACCCTTTTTACAACTCCTCCAAAGCAGAGGCTGAAGAAAGCTTGGGTGAAAATGAGCAAGAATTACAGAGATCAGAGAGTTCCAACGATGTCCCTCCTCCTTGCACAGAAAAGAGCCCCACCAAGCGTGCATTTCTTGATATCTCCATTGATGGACAGCCTGCTGGTCGCATTATCATTGGCCTTTATGGCAATGACGCTCCTGCAGGAGTTGCTAGATTCAGTAACCTTGTGAGCGGAGCTGCAGGGGTTTCTTACAGAAGAAAAGACTTTGTGAAGATCACATCAAACTATGTTCAAAACAGTGGAGTGAGATCTTATGGTGTGGATGTTGAGCTTGCAAAGAGGACAGGGGGGAATGAGTTAGCATCCGAAACTCTTAAAGATGAATGGGCGAGTGTCAATGAGAAGTGCCCTGGTATTAAGAACTTGGCTGGAACTGTGGGAATCATTGTGAGAGACCCTTTGAAACCCCCACCCAAGTTGAAGTTGGTAGCCCGGAAAGGGAAGCTGGAGGTGGATCAGGAAGAGGTCGGAACTGAACCGAATGGGACCGAGTTCACGATTTCTGTCAAGGATTCGCCAGAGCTGGACAATTCGACCCTGGTGATTGGAACAGTTTTGGAAGGGATGCAAGTTGCGGAAAGGATTGCTCAAGTGAAGACAGTGAAAGACAACACTACTTCTCCTTACTTCAG GGTGGCAAAGCTAATAGGCGATAAGAGAGCTGTTGTTGCAGAAAGAGGCTTCAACCGCCCTTATTCAAAAGTGGTCGTCACAAACTGTGGGTTGCTAGAGCTAGAGTAA